In Desulfatiglans anilini DSM 4660, a single genomic region encodes these proteins:
- the larB gene encoding nickel pincer cofactor biosynthesis protein LarB yields MNRDQLEGILRELKRGETTVEACLERLKSLPFEDMGFACLDHHRPLRRGAAEVIYGEGKDAADIQAIMERMIDAGDNVLVTRLAPEKAEVLERAFPESVYHPRGRVLTLIRESPGPAGRGTILVVSAGTSDIPVAEEAAVTARFLGHTVETLYDVGVAGLHRLLRAQERLRQASVIIVVAGMEGALPSVVGGLVDRPVIAVPTSIGYGAGFQGLAALLGMLNSCAAGVTVVNIDNGFGAGYAASLINRV; encoded by the coding sequence GTGAATAGAGACCAACTGGAAGGCATTCTGAGGGAGTTGAAGCGCGGAGAGACCACCGTCGAGGCGTGTCTCGAGCGCCTGAAATCGCTCCCGTTCGAAGACATGGGGTTTGCCTGCCTCGACCATCACCGCCCTCTGCGGCGCGGCGCGGCCGAAGTGATCTACGGCGAAGGGAAGGATGCCGCCGACATCCAGGCGATTATGGAGCGGATGATCGACGCGGGGGACAACGTCCTCGTGACCCGCCTCGCCCCCGAAAAGGCCGAGGTCCTCGAGCGGGCCTTCCCGGAGAGCGTCTATCACCCCCGCGGGCGCGTTCTCACCCTCATCCGCGAAAGCCCCGGGCCGGCAGGCCGGGGGACGATCCTCGTCGTGAGCGCCGGGACCTCCGATATTCCCGTGGCCGAGGAGGCGGCCGTCACGGCGCGCTTTCTCGGCCACACGGTGGAGACGCTCTATGACGTAGGCGTTGCCGGGCTGCACCGGCTGTTGCGGGCGCAGGAGCGCCTGCGGCAGGCCTCGGTCATCATCGTGGTCGCCGGTATGGAAGGGGCGCTTCCGAGTGTGGTGGGCGGGCTCGTAGACCGGCCGGTCATCGCAGTGCCCACGAGCATAGGGTACGGCGCGGGTTTTCAAGGCCTGGCGGCGCTTCTCGGCATGCTCAATTCCTGCGCGGCCGGGGTGACGGTGGTCAATATCGACAATGGCTTCGGCGCGGGCTATGCGGCGAGTCTGATCAACCGGGTCTGA
- a CDS encoding AMP-binding protein: MENPFFVPESRPWFRPEAGWPEQVPRNFDFPRISLYQMLAESAAKHADLQAMWFLETFMSYRELDRHVNALATSLHGLGLRKGDVVALVLPNSFQYVISYYACARLGLVVTGVNPTYKPAEVLHQFNVTGVKAAIALDALYEPLIKPIAEVYPLKPVIVTGIVDLVRMSGLKRWLGKKLKKIPTGEVPASAIRFNDLLAVTPAPPDVSVLPDDPATYIMTGGTTGVPKAAVLTHFNCVSNAVQCSLWMWMGGKGFADVGVLPLFHSFAMTTVMNTSVRVGMWMMLFPKPPETGELIKTICRLAPDKQTIYCGAEVLFQRMADYPEIGKFPIARKMRACISGAGPLHRPVQERFEKATNAVIVEGYGLTESSPVISAGPLTDFRTTGTIGLPLPGTEWKIMDIATGTEELPVGEHGELVASGPQVMLGYLNQPKETADTIREWDGKRWLFTGDIGYVDEHGRVTISDRKKQLIKVRGYSVFPKEVEELVGRHESVLEVAASGLPDPETGELIKVWVVLKDNWKGKITESELREWCKENITHYKVPKLIELRDDLPKTLVGKVMRRQLMEADPVYRAFHEKPKA; the protein is encoded by the coding sequence GCCGAATCGGCGGCGAAGCATGCCGACCTGCAGGCGATGTGGTTCCTCGAAACCTTCATGAGTTATCGCGAACTCGACCGCCATGTCAACGCCCTCGCGACGAGCCTGCACGGTCTGGGGCTCAGGAAAGGGGACGTCGTGGCCCTGGTTCTGCCGAACTCCTTCCAATACGTTATTTCCTACTATGCCTGTGCGCGTCTCGGTCTGGTGGTGACCGGGGTCAATCCCACCTACAAACCGGCGGAGGTCCTCCATCAATTCAATGTGACGGGCGTGAAGGCGGCCATCGCCCTGGACGCTCTTTACGAGCCCTTGATCAAACCCATCGCGGAGGTCTACCCTCTCAAACCCGTGATTGTGACCGGCATCGTCGATCTGGTCCGGATGTCGGGGCTGAAGCGCTGGCTCGGGAAAAAACTCAAGAAGATCCCGACCGGGGAGGTCCCGGCCTCGGCCATCCGCTTCAATGATCTCCTTGCGGTGACGCCGGCCCCGCCGGATGTCTCTGTTCTCCCCGATGACCCGGCCACCTATATCATGACGGGCGGGACGACCGGCGTGCCCAAGGCGGCTGTACTCACGCATTTCAACTGCGTGTCGAACGCGGTGCAGTGCTCCCTATGGATGTGGATGGGGGGAAAGGGCTTTGCCGACGTCGGGGTTTTGCCGCTTTTCCACTCCTTTGCGATGACCACGGTCATGAATACCAGCGTCCGGGTCGGCATGTGGATGATGCTGTTCCCGAAGCCGCCCGAGACCGGTGAACTGATCAAGACGATCTGCCGGCTCGCGCCCGACAAACAGACCATCTACTGCGGGGCCGAGGTGCTTTTCCAGCGGATGGCGGATTACCCGGAGATCGGGAAATTTCCGATCGCCCGGAAGATGCGTGCCTGCATCTCGGGGGCGGGTCCTCTTCACCGTCCGGTTCAGGAGCGCTTCGAGAAGGCGACGAACGCAGTCATTGTCGAGGGTTATGGGCTTACGGAAAGCTCCCCGGTCATCTCCGCCGGGCCGCTCACGGATTTTCGCACGACGGGTACCATCGGCCTGCCCCTGCCGGGAACTGAATGGAAGATCATGGATATCGCCACGGGGACCGAGGAACTCCCTGTCGGCGAGCACGGCGAACTGGTGGCGAGCGGCCCCCAGGTTATGCTAGGATATTTGAATCAACCGAAGGAGACGGCGGACACGATCCGGGAGTGGGACGGTAAGCGCTGGCTTTTTACCGGTGATATCGGCTATGTGGATGAACATGGGCGGGTCACGATCAGCGACCGCAAGAAGCAGCTCATCAAGGTGCGGGGCTACTCGGTCTTCCCGAAAGAGGTGGAAGAACTCGTCGGGCGGCACGAGTCGGTGCTGGAGGTGGCTGCCTCGGGCCTGCCTGACCCCGAGACGGGCGAACTCATCAAGGTCTGGGTGGTTCTTAAGGACAACTGGAAAGGGAAGATCACCGAATCGGAGCTGAGGGAGTGGTGCAAGGAGAATATCACCCACTACAAGGTGCCGAAGTTGATCGAGTTGCGGGATGATCTTCCGAAGACACTGGTCGGCAAGGTGATGCGCCGGCAGCTCATGGAAGCCGATCCGGTCTACAGGGCGTTTCACGAAAAGCCCAAGGCGTGA